The window TTTGAATTGAACAACTAATAAACAGTGGTATAATTATTAAGTAAAAAAAATCATTGGAGGAAAATTTTTATGGACCCAAGAATTGAAAAGCTTGCAAATAATTTAATTAAATATTCCTGTAGATTAAAAAAAGACGAAAAGGTATTGATTGAATATAAGGGCGAGGCTACAAAATTGCTGGCACAGGCGTTGGTAAGGGCTGCTTACGAGGTGGGAGGACATCCGTTTACATGGCATAGAGATGATACTGTGCTTAGAGAGGTGTTGAAGCATTCTCGCAACGAGCAATTGGATATTATGGCCGAAGTGGATCTTGCACTCATGAAAAAGATGGATGCCTACATAGGTGTAAGAGGATCGGACAATGTGAGTGAACTTGGAGATTTGGGCGCTGAAAATATGAAACGATATATTGAGAGGTATCAGAATCCGGTTCACAGCGTGGAAAGGGTCAACAATACTAAGTGGGTCATACTCAGATATCCAAACTATTCAATGGCGCAACTTGCTGACATGAGCCTCGAGGCATTTGAAGATTTCTATTTCAAGGTTTGCAATCTCGATTATGGAAAGATGTCCAAGGCAATGGACAGCCTTGTCCTGCTAATGGAAAGAACGGACAGGATTAATATAAAGGGAAAAGGTACGGACCTAAGCTTTTCAATTAAGGGCATCCCTGCAATCAAATGTGCGGGCGAAATGAATATACCTGATGGAGAAGTATTCACTGCTCCGGTGAGGGATAGCGTAAATGGAAGAATTTCATACAATTGTCCGGCTGTTTATCAGGGCGTAACATATGAAAACATAGTGCTTGATTTTGAGAAAGGAAAAATCGTTAATGCGATTGCTAACGATACGAAGCGGATAAACGATGTTTTTGATACGGACGATGGAGCAAGATTTGTAGGGGAATTCGCCATAGGCGTGAACCCCTATATAGAGAATGCGATGAAGGATACCCTTTTTGATGAAAAGATTAAGGGAAGCTTTCATTTCACTCCCGGGAAATGCTACGAAGAGGCTTCCAACGGCAATAATTCGGCTATACATTGGGACCTTGTATGCATTCAAAGACCCGAGTTTGGAGGAGGCGAAATATATTTCGACGGTGTACTTATAAGGAAAGATGGTATATTCGTTGTTGAGGAGTTATACTCCCTCAATCCTGAAAATCTTTCAGACTGACGAGAAATCATAACTTCTTCGTTGCAATAAAACAGTAGCAAGTAGCAAGTAGCAAGTAGCAAGTAGCAAGTAGCAAGTAGTAAGTAGAAAGATAGAAGCATATACAAAAGGCAAAAGATTTTTATCTTCGAGTTTTTATCTTTTTCTTTCCACTTTCCACTTTCCACTTTCAACTTTCAACTTAGTTAACGCCTTGAACTAAAAGCTTCTCGTCAAATAAAAGCCGCCGTTTTGGCGCTTTTTATTTGACGAGAAACATACATGTAGTTTTTTTGGGTATGTATATATACATATAAGAATTTTTATATAATTTTGCAACTAGCAATTCTTATGATAATATTAAGTTGTTAGAAGTAGCGATAGGATATTGCCAGTCGCAATAAATGGAGGGAATAATATGGATTCGATTGATGGGGATTTACCGAATAAAATGAAGGAGCCTGATTATCGCAGGTCGGACATTAATGGAATACGAGTGAGGAAAGCCGAAAAAAGTGATGTCGAGGGAATATTCAAAGTGGCGGCAAGCGTGGGGACGAAGGATAATGATTCATACAAGGGATTTTTGATGGATGACTATCAGTCCGATCCAAAGCGTTTTAAGAGACTGTTTGGCAGAATGGTGGATGAACTTGAATATTTTTATGTGGTCAGGGCACCCGAAACGGTGGGATTTCTGATGGCCTTCACAAAAGAACAGTGGCTTTCCGAACATCCGAACTGGATTGATGATGTTCACTGGTCTCCCGAATTCGAAATGAGCAGAATCGGCAATTTTGTTATGGTGGACAAGATAGCTATAATGAAAGGATTCAGCGGAAAGGGAGTTGGAAGCCGGTTGTATAGACGTTTCATAAAAGACCTTAAGGCAGCCGGAGTTGAAGGCATATTATCGGAAACTATCATTTATCCGACTCCTAATTTCGCATCGCTTTCATTCAGAAAAAAGCAGAAGCATATGCTTGCCGGAATTCGATATGAAGAATTCAATGGTAAAATCTTGGCT of the Peptostreptococcaceae bacterium genome contains:
- a CDS encoding aminopeptidase — its product is MDPRIEKLANNLIKYSCRLKKDEKVLIEYKGEATKLLAQALVRAAYEVGGHPFTWHRDDTVLREVLKHSRNEQLDIMAEVDLALMKKMDAYIGVRGSDNVSELGDLGAENMKRYIERYQNPVHSVERVNNTKWVILRYPNYSMAQLADMSLEAFEDFYFKVCNLDYGKMSKAMDSLVLLMERTDRINIKGKGTDLSFSIKGIPAIKCAGEMNIPDGEVFTAPVRDSVNGRISYNCPAVYQGVTYENIVLDFEKGKIVNAIANDTKRINDVFDTDDGARFVGEFAIGVNPYIENAMKDTLFDEKIKGSFHFTPGKCYEEASNGNNSAIHWDLVCIQRPEFGGGEIYFDGVLIRKDGIFVVEELYSLNPENLSD
- a CDS encoding GNAT family N-acetyltransferase → MDSIDGDLPNKMKEPDYRRSDINGIRVRKAEKSDVEGIFKVAASVGTKDNDSYKGFLMDDYQSDPKRFKRLFGRMVDELEYFYVVRAPETVGFLMAFTKEQWLSEHPNWIDDVHWSPEFEMSRIGNFVMVDKIAIMKGFSGKGVGSRLYRRFIKDLKAAGVEGILSETIIYPTPNFASLSFRKKQKHMLAGIRYEEFNGKILADGIYYKPVK